From Lolium perenne isolate Kyuss_39 chromosome 5, Kyuss_2.0, whole genome shotgun sequence, a single genomic window includes:
- the LOC127299827 gene encoding uncharacterized protein yields the protein MGNGIVSKSVVQAAAKSKSIRPSNSSSYRAIYRENQELRLSQKTILSENQELHRNQELHRQVIVTLLEKSNLPTPPELLQVRAHAQEQAMEDGTDFSHVSPLSKKNAVGDPDYADGGANNVHDGRQNGDGQNQGSADAGSNNEHNGDLDQDPAEGEIVPVVLGPSTEL from the exons ATGGGAAATGGCATTGTTAGTAAATCTGTGGTTCAGGCTGCTGCCAAATCAAAGAGCATTAGGCCATCAAATTCTAGTTCCTACCGAGCTATATATCGTGAAAATCAAgagcttcgtctatctcaaaaaaCTATCTTGAGTGAAAATCAAGAGCTACATCGAAATCAAGAACTTCACCGCCAAGTGATAGTG ACCCTTCTTGAGAAGAGTAATTTACCGACACCACCGGAGCTTCTACAAGTTCGTGCACACGCACAAGAACAG GCTATGGAGGATGGGACTGACTTCTCTCATGTGTCCCCTCTGTCTAAGAAGAATGCTGTTGGAGATCCAGACTATGCAGATGGCGGTGCAAACAATGTCCATGATGGCCGCCAAAATGGTGATGGCCAGAACCAAGGCTCCGCAGATGCTGGTAGCAACAATGAACATAATGGCGACCTAGACCAAGACCCTGCGGAAGGTGAAATTGTACCTGTGGTTCTAGGTCCTTCTACAGAGTTGTGA